One window of the Salmo trutta chromosome 35, fSalTru1.1, whole genome shotgun sequence genome contains the following:
- the LOC115174650 gene encoding zinc finger protein 239, with product MASEKMDDCSGTLGLNVYVKEEEEEVQVEDFAMKDKEAFTVKEEEEEEAFTVKEEVLTFTFKKEEEEVSTVKEEEEEVITVKIEEGGGERPSPSTETKWGSKSGKSLIQELDWRAPVEKPHCCSQCGKTFSESGNLKQHMRTHSGERPYHCSKCGKRFIQLGHFNSHQRTHTQEKPFSCGECGKSFSQRINLKKHQLTHSGERPFLCSDCGKSFSSSTNLKRHQSTHSNEKPFQCTNCEKSFTHIHHLTRHQTVHTGEKPYTCSDCGRSFSLQGTLKKHQRTHTGEKPYQCLLCGKNFSLSVALKRHQLMHTGEKPYQCSQCGKSFTQKGQLTQHQGTHELEKPYPCSQCGKSYSSAPSLKAHQRTHKESTSLVMTAHFRK from the exons ATGGCTTCAGAGAAGATGGATGATTGCAGTGGGACACTGGGGCTGAATGTTTACgtcaaagaggaagaggaagaggtgcAGGTGGAGGATTTCGCAATGAAGGACAAGGAGGCATTCACagtgaaggaggaagaggaggaggaagcttTCACAGTGAAGGAAGAGGTGTTGACTTTCACATTTAAAAAAGAAGAGGAAGAGGTTTcaacagtgaaagaagaagaggaggaggttatCACAGTGAAAATTGAGGAGGGTGGAG GAGAGAGGCCTAGCCCCAGCACCGAGACTAAATGGGGCTCGAAGAGTGGAAAAAGTTTGATACAGGAACTGGACTGGCGAGCTCCTGTGGAGAAACCTCACTGCTGTTCCCAGTGTGGCAAAACATTCTCAGAGTCCGGAAACCTGAAGCAGCACATGCGGACGCACAGCGGAGAGAGACCTTACCACTGCTCCAAATGCGGGAAACGCTTCATACAATTGGGACACTTCAACAGCCACCAGCGTACGCACACGCAGGAGAAACCTTTCAGTTGCGGTGAGTGCGGGAAGAGTTTCTCTCAGAGAATCAATTTGAAGAAGCACCAGCTCACACACTCCGGTGAGAGGCCTTTCTTGTGCTCTGACTGCGGGAAGAGTTTCTCTTCATCTACCAacctgaaaagacaccagagcaCGCACAGCAATGAAAAGCCTTTCCAGTGCACCAACTGTGAGAAAAGTTTCACTCATATACACCACTTGACACGTCATCAGACTGTACACACGGGGGAGAAACCTTACacttgctctgactgtgggaggAGTTTCTCCCTCCAGGGGACTTTAAAGAAACACCAGCGCACACACACCGGAGAGAAACCGTACCAGTGCTTGCTCTGCGGGAAGAATTTCTCTCTTTCGGTGGCACTGAAGAGACACCAGCTCatgcacactggagagaaaccgtacCAGTGCTCTCAGTGCGGAAAGAGTTTCACCCAAAAGGGACAATTAACTCAACACCAGGGCACACATGAACTAGAAAAGCCTTACCcctgctcccagtgtgggaaAAGTTACTCCTCAGCCCCCTCATTAAAAGCACATCAGAGGACTCACAAAGAGTCTACGTCACTCGTAATGACAGCACATTTCAGAAAGTAA
- the LOC115174652 gene encoding kinesin light chain 1 isoform X3, with protein MYENAPALVAPQRVLGDRKTTQEEMLGQTRQVIQGMEALRLEHHSLLEGLLGSLHCLEVEGSQNHEEPSPAQEKARAIRRSLDTLELGLGEAQVLLALSAHLSMVEAEKQKLRAQVRQLCQENQWLRDELAGAQWRLQESEQSVAQLEEERKHLEFMSCLRRYDDDGDDLSSPEEMDSSKETLDDLFRNDEEENQSHGIQQHSSNVAMAAANQGGYEIPDRLRTLHNLVIQYASQGRYEVAVPLCKQALEDLEKTSGHEHPDVATMLNILALVYRDQNKCKEAANLLNDSLAVRERTLGRDHPAVAATLNNLAVLYGKSGRYKDAEQLCKRALEIREKILGKEHPDVAKQLNNLALLCQNQGKYGEVEQHYQRALDIYRTRLSPDDPNMAKTKNKLASCYLKQGKFKQAEVLYKEILTHAHKKASGYTNGEVKSIWMQAEEREEQGRQREGLSIGDQGSWDRTRKVDSATITSTLRNLGALYRRQGKLKAAETVEAAAIHTPNQGQKWSVLAAEASSNSTAMEIQCSSSESLTSEVITVKYDSGLHGGEEVRLSLEWNGDDRGSLERSSSFSKLRASIRRSSEKLVRRLKRDKNPG; from the exons ATGTATGAAAACGCACCCGCCTTGGTGGCACCGCAGAGGGTCTTGGGCGATCGTAAGACAACCCAGGAGGAGATGCTGGGCCAGACCAGGCAGGTGATCCAGGGGATGGAGGCCCTGAGACTAGAGCACCACTCTCTCCTGGAGGGCCTACTGGGGAGCCTCCACTGCCTGGAGGTGGAGGGGAGCCAGAACCACGAGGAGCCCAGTCCTGCCCAGGAGAAGGCCAGGGCCATCCGCCGCTCGCTGGACACCCTAGAGCTTGGGCTGGGCGAAGCGCAG GTCTTGCTGGCCCTGTCGGCCCACCTTAGCATGGTGGAGGCGGAGAAGCAGAAGCTGCGTGCTCAGGTGAGGCAGCTGTGCCAGGAGAACCAGTGGCTGCGGGACGAGCTGGCAGGGGCACAGTGGAGGCTGCAGGAGAGCGAGCAGAGTGTGGcacagctggaggaggagaggaagcacCTGGAGTTCATGAGCTGCCTCCGGCGATATGACGACGACGGCGATGACCTTTCGTCCCCT GAAGAGATGGATTCCAGCAAGGAGACACTGGATGACCTCTTCCGCAATGACGAAGAGGAGAACCAGAGCCATGGCA TTCAGCAGCACAGTAGCAACGTGGCGATGGCTGCCGCCAACCAGGGTGGCTACGAGATTCCAGACCGTCTACGTACGCTCCACAACCTGGTGATCCAGTACGCCTCACAGGGCCGCTACGAGGTGGCCGTGCCTCTCTGCAAACAGGCCCTGGAGGACCTGGAGAAGACCTCCGGACACGAGCACCCAGACGTGGCCACCATGCTTAACATTCTGGCCCTGGTCTACAG GGACCAGAATAAGTGCAAAGAGGCAGCAAACCTTCTCAACGACTCGCTGGCGGTACGGGAGAGGACCCTTGGCAGGGACCACCCGGCG GTGGCTGCTACACTCAACAACCTGGCTGTGCTTTATGGGAAGAGTGGGAGGTACAAAGACGCCGAGCAACTGTGTAAACGAGCGCTGGAGATTAGGGAGAAG ATACTGGGTAAGGAGCATCCTGACGTGGCCAAGCAGCTGAACAACCTGGCCTTGCTGTGCCAGAACCAGGGGAAGTATGGAGAGGTGGAGCAGCACTACCAACGGGCCCTGGACATCTACCGGACCAGGCTTAGCCCCGATGACCCCAACATGGCTAAAACCAAGAATAAGCTG GCCTCCTGTTACCTAAAGCAGGGGAAGTTTAAACAAGCCGAGGTGCTGTACAAAGAGATCCTAACCCATGCCCACAAGAAGGCAAGTGGTTATACAAATG GGGAGGTCAAGTCCATCTGGATgcaggcagaggagagggaggaacag ggcagacagagagaaggcctgtctataggagatcaaggcagctgggacagAACTCGCAAAGTGGACAG TGCCACCATTACCAGCACCCTGAGGAACTTGGGAGCCCTCTACAGGCGGCAGGGCAAACTGAAGGCAGCAGAGACAGTGGAGGCGGCGGCCATTCACACCCCTAACCAA ggccAGAAGTGGAGTGTTCTAGCTGCCGAGGCCTCCAGCAACAGTACGGCCATGGAGATCCAATGCAGCAGTAGTGAGAGCCTGACCTCTGAGGTGATCACAGTGAAGTACGACAGTGGCCTACACGGGGGAGAGGAGGTCCGCCTCAGTCTGGAATGGAATGGG GATGACCGTGGCTCCCTGGAGAGAAGCAGCTCCTTCAGTAAGCTGCGTGCCTCCATCCGACGGAGCAGCGAGAAGCTCGTCCGCCGACTGAAGAGGGACAAAAACCCTGGCTAA
- the LOC115174652 gene encoding kinesin light chain 1 isoform X2, with product MPHINTGLGSASLCLPILSLRMYENAPALVAPQRVLGDRKTTQEEMLGQTRQVIQGMEALRLEHHSLLEGLLGSLHCLEVEGSQNHEEPSPAQEKARAIRRSLDTLELGLGEAQVLLALSAHLSMVEAEKQKLRAQVRQLCQENQWLRDELAGAQWRLQESEQSVAQLEEERKHLEFMSCLRRYDDDGDDLSSPEEMDSSKETLDDLFRNDEEENQSHGIQQHSSNVAMAAANQGGYEIPDRLRTLHNLVIQYASQGRYEVAVPLCKQALEDLEKTSGHEHPDVATMLNILALVYRDQNKCKEAANLLNDSLAVRERTLGRDHPAVAATLNNLAVLYGKSGRYKDAEQLCKRALEIREKILGKEHPDVAKQLNNLALLCQNQGKYGEVEQHYQRALDIYRTRLSPDDPNMAKTKNKLASCYLKQGKFKQAEVLYKEILTHAHKKASGYTNGEVKSIWMQAEEREEQGRQREGLSIGDQGSWDRTRKVDSATITSTLRNLGALYRRQGKLKAAETVEAAAIHTPNQGQKWSVLAAEASSNSTAMEIQCSSSESLTSEVITVKYDSGLHGGEEVRLSLEWNGDDRGSLERSSSFSKLRASIRRSSEKLVRRLKRDKNPG from the exons A TGCCTCACATCAACACAGGATTAGGATCagcgtctctctgtctcccaattCTCAGCTTAAG gATGTATGAAAACGCACCCGCCTTGGTGGCACCGCAGAGGGTCTTGGGCGATCGTAAGACAACCCAGGAGGAGATGCTGGGCCAGACCAGGCAGGTGATCCAGGGGATGGAGGCCCTGAGACTAGAGCACCACTCTCTCCTGGAGGGCCTACTGGGGAGCCTCCACTGCCTGGAGGTGGAGGGGAGCCAGAACCACGAGGAGCCCAGTCCTGCCCAGGAGAAGGCCAGGGCCATCCGCCGCTCGCTGGACACCCTAGAGCTTGGGCTGGGCGAAGCGCAG GTCTTGCTGGCCCTGTCGGCCCACCTTAGCATGGTGGAGGCGGAGAAGCAGAAGCTGCGTGCTCAGGTGAGGCAGCTGTGCCAGGAGAACCAGTGGCTGCGGGACGAGCTGGCAGGGGCACAGTGGAGGCTGCAGGAGAGCGAGCAGAGTGTGGcacagctggaggaggagaggaagcacCTGGAGTTCATGAGCTGCCTCCGGCGATATGACGACGACGGCGATGACCTTTCGTCCCCT GAAGAGATGGATTCCAGCAAGGAGACACTGGATGACCTCTTCCGCAATGACGAAGAGGAGAACCAGAGCCATGGCA TTCAGCAGCACAGTAGCAACGTGGCGATGGCTGCCGCCAACCAGGGTGGCTACGAGATTCCAGACCGTCTACGTACGCTCCACAACCTGGTGATCCAGTACGCCTCACAGGGCCGCTACGAGGTGGCCGTGCCTCTCTGCAAACAGGCCCTGGAGGACCTGGAGAAGACCTCCGGACACGAGCACCCAGACGTGGCCACCATGCTTAACATTCTGGCCCTGGTCTACAG GGACCAGAATAAGTGCAAAGAGGCAGCAAACCTTCTCAACGACTCGCTGGCGGTACGGGAGAGGACCCTTGGCAGGGACCACCCGGCG GTGGCTGCTACACTCAACAACCTGGCTGTGCTTTATGGGAAGAGTGGGAGGTACAAAGACGCCGAGCAACTGTGTAAACGAGCGCTGGAGATTAGGGAGAAG ATACTGGGTAAGGAGCATCCTGACGTGGCCAAGCAGCTGAACAACCTGGCCTTGCTGTGCCAGAACCAGGGGAAGTATGGAGAGGTGGAGCAGCACTACCAACGGGCCCTGGACATCTACCGGACCAGGCTTAGCCCCGATGACCCCAACATGGCTAAAACCAAGAATAAGCTG GCCTCCTGTTACCTAAAGCAGGGGAAGTTTAAACAAGCCGAGGTGCTGTACAAAGAGATCCTAACCCATGCCCACAAGAAGGCAAGTGGTTATACAAATG GGGAGGTCAAGTCCATCTGGATgcaggcagaggagagggaggaacag ggcagacagagagaaggcctgtctataggagatcaaggcagctgggacagAACTCGCAAAGTGGACAG TGCCACCATTACCAGCACCCTGAGGAACTTGGGAGCCCTCTACAGGCGGCAGGGCAAACTGAAGGCAGCAGAGACAGTGGAGGCGGCGGCCATTCACACCCCTAACCAA ggccAGAAGTGGAGTGTTCTAGCTGCCGAGGCCTCCAGCAACAGTACGGCCATGGAGATCCAATGCAGCAGTAGTGAGAGCCTGACCTCTGAGGTGATCACAGTGAAGTACGACAGTGGCCTACACGGGGGAGAGGAGGTCCGCCTCAGTCTGGAATGGAATGGG GATGACCGTGGCTCCCTGGAGAGAAGCAGCTCCTTCAGTAAGCTGCGTGCCTCCATCCGACGGAGCAGCGAGAAGCTCGTCCGCCGACTGAAGAGGGACAAAAACCCTGGCTAA
- the LOC115174652 gene encoding kinesin light chain 1 isoform X1: protein MILSNKHMAMTAFTEEANEVPHINTGLGSASLCLPILSLRMYENAPALVAPQRVLGDRKTTQEEMLGQTRQVIQGMEALRLEHHSLLEGLLGSLHCLEVEGSQNHEEPSPAQEKARAIRRSLDTLELGLGEAQVLLALSAHLSMVEAEKQKLRAQVRQLCQENQWLRDELAGAQWRLQESEQSVAQLEEERKHLEFMSCLRRYDDDGDDLSSPEEMDSSKETLDDLFRNDEEENQSHGIQQHSSNVAMAAANQGGYEIPDRLRTLHNLVIQYASQGRYEVAVPLCKQALEDLEKTSGHEHPDVATMLNILALVYRDQNKCKEAANLLNDSLAVRERTLGRDHPAVAATLNNLAVLYGKSGRYKDAEQLCKRALEIREKILGKEHPDVAKQLNNLALLCQNQGKYGEVEQHYQRALDIYRTRLSPDDPNMAKTKNKLASCYLKQGKFKQAEVLYKEILTHAHKKASGYTNGEVKSIWMQAEEREEQGRQREGLSIGDQGSWDRTRKVDSATITSTLRNLGALYRRQGKLKAAETVEAAAIHTPNQGQKWSVLAAEASSNSTAMEIQCSSSESLTSEVITVKYDSGLHGGEEVRLSLEWNGDDRGSLERSSSFSKLRASIRRSSEKLVRRLKRDKNPG, encoded by the exons atgatcctcagcaacaaGCACATGGCCATGACGGCgtttacagaggaagcaaatgAAG TGCCTCACATCAACACAGGATTAGGATCagcgtctctctgtctcccaattCTCAGCTTAAG gATGTATGAAAACGCACCCGCCTTGGTGGCACCGCAGAGGGTCTTGGGCGATCGTAAGACAACCCAGGAGGAGATGCTGGGCCAGACCAGGCAGGTGATCCAGGGGATGGAGGCCCTGAGACTAGAGCACCACTCTCTCCTGGAGGGCCTACTGGGGAGCCTCCACTGCCTGGAGGTGGAGGGGAGCCAGAACCACGAGGAGCCCAGTCCTGCCCAGGAGAAGGCCAGGGCCATCCGCCGCTCGCTGGACACCCTAGAGCTTGGGCTGGGCGAAGCGCAG GTCTTGCTGGCCCTGTCGGCCCACCTTAGCATGGTGGAGGCGGAGAAGCAGAAGCTGCGTGCTCAGGTGAGGCAGCTGTGCCAGGAGAACCAGTGGCTGCGGGACGAGCTGGCAGGGGCACAGTGGAGGCTGCAGGAGAGCGAGCAGAGTGTGGcacagctggaggaggagaggaagcacCTGGAGTTCATGAGCTGCCTCCGGCGATATGACGACGACGGCGATGACCTTTCGTCCCCT GAAGAGATGGATTCCAGCAAGGAGACACTGGATGACCTCTTCCGCAATGACGAAGAGGAGAACCAGAGCCATGGCA TTCAGCAGCACAGTAGCAACGTGGCGATGGCTGCCGCCAACCAGGGTGGCTACGAGATTCCAGACCGTCTACGTACGCTCCACAACCTGGTGATCCAGTACGCCTCACAGGGCCGCTACGAGGTGGCCGTGCCTCTCTGCAAACAGGCCCTGGAGGACCTGGAGAAGACCTCCGGACACGAGCACCCAGACGTGGCCACCATGCTTAACATTCTGGCCCTGGTCTACAG GGACCAGAATAAGTGCAAAGAGGCAGCAAACCTTCTCAACGACTCGCTGGCGGTACGGGAGAGGACCCTTGGCAGGGACCACCCGGCG GTGGCTGCTACACTCAACAACCTGGCTGTGCTTTATGGGAAGAGTGGGAGGTACAAAGACGCCGAGCAACTGTGTAAACGAGCGCTGGAGATTAGGGAGAAG ATACTGGGTAAGGAGCATCCTGACGTGGCCAAGCAGCTGAACAACCTGGCCTTGCTGTGCCAGAACCAGGGGAAGTATGGAGAGGTGGAGCAGCACTACCAACGGGCCCTGGACATCTACCGGACCAGGCTTAGCCCCGATGACCCCAACATGGCTAAAACCAAGAATAAGCTG GCCTCCTGTTACCTAAAGCAGGGGAAGTTTAAACAAGCCGAGGTGCTGTACAAAGAGATCCTAACCCATGCCCACAAGAAGGCAAGTGGTTATACAAATG GGGAGGTCAAGTCCATCTGGATgcaggcagaggagagggaggaacag ggcagacagagagaaggcctgtctataggagatcaaggcagctgggacagAACTCGCAAAGTGGACAG TGCCACCATTACCAGCACCCTGAGGAACTTGGGAGCCCTCTACAGGCGGCAGGGCAAACTGAAGGCAGCAGAGACAGTGGAGGCGGCGGCCATTCACACCCCTAACCAA ggccAGAAGTGGAGTGTTCTAGCTGCCGAGGCCTCCAGCAACAGTACGGCCATGGAGATCCAATGCAGCAGTAGTGAGAGCCTGACCTCTGAGGTGATCACAGTGAAGTACGACAGTGGCCTACACGGGGGAGAGGAGGTCCGCCTCAGTCTGGAATGGAATGGG GATGACCGTGGCTCCCTGGAGAGAAGCAGCTCCTTCAGTAAGCTGCGTGCCTCCATCCGACGGAGCAGCGAGAAGCTCGTCCGCCGACTGAAGAGGGACAAAAACCCTGGCTAA